The Rhinolophus sinicus isolate RSC01 linkage group LG09, ASM3656204v1, whole genome shotgun sequence genome includes a window with the following:
- the KCNG2 gene encoding LOW QUALITY PROTEIN: voltage-gated potassium channel regulatory subunit KCNG2 (The sequence of the model RefSeq protein was modified relative to this genomic sequence to represent the inferred CDS: deleted 2 bases in 1 codon), producing MGPWPCSGGPRRPRGGIGGRARHVIINVGGCRVRLAWAALARCPLARLERLRACQGHDELLRVCDDYDVSRDEFFFDRSPCAFRAIVALLRAGKLRLLRGPCALAFRDELAYWGIDEARLERCCLRRLRRREEEAAEARTGPAERAAPDSPRCALGPDGRLARGRRRLRDVVDNPHSGLAGKLFACVSVAFVAVTAVGLCLSTMPDIRAEEERGECSRKCRNLFVLETVCVAWFSFEFLLRSLQAESKCAFLRTPLNVIDILAILPFYVSLLVGLAAGGAARAGAGAGAGAGGNKLLERAGLVLRLLRALRVLYVMRLARHSLGLRSLGLTVRRCAREFGLLLLFLCVAMALFAPLVHLAERELGARRDFSSVPASYWWAVISMTTVGYGDMVPRSLPGQVVALSSILSGILLMAFPVTSIFHTFSRSYSELKEQQQRVASPAPALREDSTRSASATEDSSQGPDGTGTAGDSTDREWVRAGPA from the exons ATGGGGCCATGGCCCTGCTCCGGGGGCCCACGGCGC CCCAGAGGCGGCATTGGGGGCCGCGCCCGGCACGTCATCATCAACGTGGGCGGCTGCAGGGTGCGCCTGGCCTGGGCCGCGCTGGCGCGCTGTCCCCTTGCGCGCCTCGAGCGCCTGCGGGCCTGCCAAGGCCACGATGAGCTGCTGCGCGTGTGCGATGACTACGACGTGAGCCGCGACGAGTTCTTCTTCGACCGCAGCCCGTGCGCCTTCCGCGCCATCGTGGCGCTGTTGCGCGCCGGCAAGCTGAGGCTGCTGCGCGGCCCCTGCGCGCTGGCCTTCCGCGACGAGCTGGCCTACTGGGGCATCGACGAGGCGCGCCTGGAGCGCTGCTGCCTGCGTCGCCTGCGCCGCCGGGAGGAGGAGGCGGCCGAGGCGCGCACGGGGCCTGCGGAGCGAGCGGCGCCCGACAGCCCGCGCTGCGCCCTGGGGCCGGACGGGCGGCTGGCGCGCGGCCGGCGGCGCCTGCGCGACGTGGTGGACAACCCACACTCGGGACTCGCCGGAAAGCTCTTCGCCTGCGTGTCTGTCGCCTTCGTGGCCGTCACGGCCGTCGGCCTCTGCCTGAGCACCATGCCAGACATCCGCGCTGAGGAGGAGCGG GGCGAGTGCTCCCGCAAGTGCCGCAACCTCTTCGTGCTGGAGACGGTGTGCGTGGCCTGGTTCTCCTTCGAATTCCTGCTGCGCTCGCTGCAGGCCGAAAGCAAGTGCGCCTTCCTGCGGACGCCGCTCAACGTCATCGACATCCTGGCGATCCTGCCCTTCTACGTGTCGCTGCTCGTGGGCCTGGCGGCGGGCGGCGCGGCGCGggcgggcgcgggcgcgggcgcgggcgcTGGTGGCAACAAGCTGCTGGAGCGCGCGGGGCTGGTGCTGCGCCTGCTGCGCGCGCTGCGCGTGCTCTACGTGATGCGCCTGGCGCGCCACTCGCTCGGGCTGCGCTCGCTGGGCCTGACGGTGCGCCGCTGCGCGCGCGAGTTCGGGCTGCTGCTGCTCTTCCTCTGCGTGGCCATGGCCCTCTTCGCGCCGCTCGTGCACCTGGCCGAGCGCGAGCTGGGCGCGCGCCGCGACTTCTCCAGCGTGCCGGCCAGCTACTGGTGGGCCGTCATCTCCATGACCACCGTGGGCTACGGCGACATGGTGCCGCGCAGCCTGCCGGGCCAGGTGGTGGCGCTGAGCAGCATCCTCAGCGGCATCCTGCTCATGGCCTTCCCGGTCACCTCCATCTTCCACACCTTTTCACGCTCCTATTCGGAGCTCAAGGAGCAGCAGCAGCGCGTCGCCAGCCCCGCGCCGGCCCTGCGCGAGGACAGCACGCGCTCCGCCAGCGCCACCGAGGACAGCTCGCAGGGTCCCGACGGCACTGGAACGGCCGGGGATTCCACGGACCGCGAGTGGGTGCGCGCAGGGCCAGCATGA